The Armatimonadota bacterium region AACTTCCCCGGCATCACCGGGACTCTCACCTGCAACCCCTACGGGGACTGCGCGGACCCCAAGATCGCGGTGTACCAGACCATCTCCGCGGACCCGGCCAAGTGGAACCCGGGCACGGACCCGAAGAAGGTCTGGTCCATGAAGCGCTAGCAAGACGCGTCCGGGCGGGGGTGGTGCCGTGGCGCCCACCCCCGCCGCGGCTTTTGTGGGGAGGTCGGGATCGTGGCGGCGGGCGCGGTACGACGCCCGGTGGTACGGCGGTGGAGCTTCGTGGACGCCTTCCTGTGGGCGTTCCGCCTGGCCGTCATCCTGGTGGTGGTGTGGGGGACCGTGGGGACTCTCCGCCTGGGGCGGTACACGGGCGAGCAGTGGGTGGACTTCGTGGTGTTCGGCCTGGCGCAGGGAGGGATCTACGCCCTCATCGCCCTGGGCTACACCATGGTGTACGGCATCCTGCGCATGATCAACTTCGCCCACGGGGAGGTGTTCATGAGCGGGGCCTACACCGCGTACTTCGTGGCTGCCTCCCTCTCGGCCTCGGGCTTCCTGAACCGGCACCCCCTCCTGAGCCTGCTACTCCTGGTGGGGGTGGCCGCCGCGGTGTCCATGGGGGTGGCGGTGCTAGTGGAGCGGGTGGCCTACCGGCCTCTCCGGCGGGCTCCCCGCCTGGTGCCCCTCATCACCGCCATCGGGGCCTCCTTCTTCCTCCAGTACGCCTTCCGCGGCCTCTATGGATCCGGGTTCAAGGCGTACCCCGAGTTCGAGCTCTTTAAGGGCGAGTGGCAGGTGCTGGGGATCGGGATCCTGCGCACCCAGGCGGTGGTGCTGGCCAGCGCCGCGGTGCTGATGTTCGCCCTGTACCAGTTCGTCATGCGGACGAAGGTGGGCAAGGCGATGCGCGCGGTGTCCGAGGACAAGGACACTGCAGCCCTGATGGGCATCGACGTGGACCGCGTCATCGTGCTCACCTTCGCCGTCGGGGGTGCCGCCGCGGGCGCCGCGGGCATCCTGTACGCCCTGGTATTCAAGCAGGTGCACTTCTTCATGGGATTTGTACCCGGGATCAAGGCCTTCACCGCGGCGGTGCTGGGGGGCATCGGCAACATCCCCGGCGCCATGCTGGGAGGGCTGTTCCTGGGAGTGGTGGAGTCCGTGGGACCCGCCCTGTTCCTGGACGGGTTAGGGATCCCTGCCCCCTACCAGCTCAAGGACGTCATCGCCTTCACCATGCTGGTCATGGTGCTCATCTTCCGGCCGCAGGGCATCCTCGGGGAGCGGCTGGCGGCCAAGAGGGCGTAGCCGTGTGGCGGGTGGGGCTGGTGTTCGGAGCCGTGGCGTGGTTCGTAAGCCTCGCGGGCCTGGTGGAGGCCCTGCACGCCCGGTGGGTGGTGGACAGCTGGCTGTCCGCCGGGCAGGTGCTTTTGTTGGCCATCCTGCTGGCCAGCGGGTGGGTGGCGGGCCGGCACTCCCGGGGGACCCTCTCGGTCCGGGTTGGGGCCGGACTGGCGGCGGGAGCGGTGGCGGGGTTCTGCGTGGGCCTGCTGGTGTGGCTGCGTTCCCAGGTGGACCTGCGCGGCATGTTCGTCAACGCCTCGCCGGTCCTGTTCCAACTGCTCTCCGGGGGCCATCCACCCCCCGTGGCCTGGCCAGGAGCGGTGGTCGCAGGGGGACTGCTGGGCTTGGTGGGATCGGCGGCTTCTTGCGCACCCTCCGCAGTGGTCCGGCCACCCCTCGTGGGCGCCGCGGCGGCTGTGGGCCTCGCGCTCTTCCAGGACCTGGTGATGCTGATCCTGCAGCCGGAGGGCCTCGCCTCCATCCGGGACTGGCTGTTCGTAGCGGGGGGAGGACCTACGGCGCAAGGGGTGGTGGTGCTGTCCGTGGCCTCCGCCTTCCTGGCCGCCGCGCGACCAGCCCTGCGGGCGCGCGTCCGGCGTCCGCGTGCCCTTTCCACCAGGGTAACACGGGTCATATGGAGCCTCGTGGGGCTGGCCCTGCTGGCGGCCCTCCCCCTTGCCGGAGGTCCGTTCGTGGCACAGGTGTTGGTGATCGTTGGCCTGTACACCCTCATGGGACTGGGGCTGAACCTGGAGGTGGGGTTGGCAGGACTGCTGGACCTGGGGTTCGTGGCCTTCTTCGCCATCGGTGCGTACACCGTGGGGCTGCTGACCTCGGTGGGGGAGCACGGGATTGCGCACTGGTCCTTCTGGGCCGCGGTGCCCGTGGCGGTGGCGGTCTCGCTGATCGCGGGGGTCATCCTGGGGATCCCGGTGCTGGGGATCCGGGGGGACTACCTCGCCATCGCTACCCTGGGCTTCGGGGAGATCGTACGGTTGTTGGTCCTCTCGGACGCCCTGCGCCCCTGGCTCGGTGGATCCCAGGGGATCCTGGCGATCCCCAAGCCCGTGCTGGCCGGCTTCGAGCTCTCTGGACCGCAGCACCTATACTACCTGACGGTGCTGGCCTCCGCGGTGGTGGCGTACGTGGCGTGGCGGCTGCAGGACTCGCGGCTCGGCCGCGCGTGGATGGCCATCCGGGAGGACGAGGATGTGGCCGAGGCCCTGGGGATCAATCTGGTGAGCGTCAAACTCCTGGCGTACGGCCTGGGCGCGGCCTTTGCGGGCGTGGGGGGAGCCATCTTTGCGGTCATGGTGGGCTCGGTGTTCCCCCACAGCTTCCAGCTGCTGATCTCCATCCAGGTGCTGGCCCTCATCATCGTGGGGGGGATGGGTAGCATTCCCGGGGTGATCGTGGGCTCTGTGGTGCTCATCGGGCTTCCGGAGCTCCTGCGGGAGTTCGGGGAGTTCCGGTTCCTGGTGTATGGAATAGCCTTGGTGGCCATGATGCTGCTGCGCCCTGAAGGACTGCTGCCCGCGGCCGCCCAGCGGCGGGAGCTGCGCGCCCTGGAAGAGGAGCCCCTAGGTGTGGCCCGTGCCCCGGCGGAGGCCCTGACGGAGGGGGGATCGTAGCGTGACCATCCTCGCCACCCGGAGCATGACCAAGCGCTTCGGGGGGTTGGTGGCCATCCGGGCCCTGGACCTGGAGGTGGAAGAGCGGTCCATCCACAGCATCATCGGGCCCAACGGCGCCGGGAAGACCACCCTGTTCAACTGCGTCACGGGGTTCTACCGGCCCGACGAGGGGGAGATCTGGTTTTCCGGGCAGCGGATCGACGGCCTGCGTCCGGACGAGATCGCCCACCTGGGGATCGCCCGCACCTACCAGAACATCCGCCTGTTCGCCAACATGACGGTGCTGGAAAACGTGCTGGTGGGGCTGCACATGCACCTCCGGTCTACCTGGGTGGGGGCGGTGTTCGCCAGCCCCGCGGTCCGCCGGGAGGAACGGTGGGCGCACGCGGAGGCCCGGCGGCTGCTGGAGTTCGTTGGACTTGGGGGCAGGGGCCACCTGTTGGCCCGCAACCTGCCGTACGGGGAGCAGCGGAAGCTGGAGCTGGCCCGGGCCCTGGCCACCCGTCCGAAGCTCCTGCTGCTGGACGAGCCCACCGCGGGCATGAACCCCGCGGAGACCGCGGAGATGATCCGGTTCATCCGTCAGCTGCGGGACGAACTGGG contains the following coding sequences:
- a CDS encoding branched-chain amino acid ABC transporter permease — encoded protein: MAAGAVRRPVVRRWSFVDAFLWAFRLAVILVVVWGTVGTLRLGRYTGEQWVDFVVFGLAQGGIYALIALGYTMVYGILRMINFAHGEVFMSGAYTAYFVAASLSASGFLNRHPLLSLLLLVGVAAAVSMGVAVLVERVAYRPLRRAPRLVPLITAIGASFFLQYAFRGLYGSGFKAYPEFELFKGEWQVLGIGILRTQAVVLASAAVLMFALYQFVMRTKVGKAMRAVSEDKDTAALMGIDVDRVIVLTFAVGGAAAGAAGILYALVFKQVHFFMGFVPGIKAFTAAVLGGIGNIPGAMLGGLFLGVVESVGPALFLDGLGIPAPYQLKDVIAFTMLVMVLIFRPQGILGERLAAKRA
- a CDS encoding branched-chain amino acid ABC transporter permease, whose translation is MWRVGLVFGAVAWFVSLAGLVEALHARWVVDSWLSAGQVLLLAILLASGWVAGRHSRGTLSVRVGAGLAAGAVAGFCVGLLVWLRSQVDLRGMFVNASPVLFQLLSGGHPPPVAWPGAVVAGGLLGLVGSAASCAPSAVVRPPLVGAAAAVGLALFQDLVMLILQPEGLASIRDWLFVAGGGPTAQGVVVLSVASAFLAAARPALRARVRRPRALSTRVTRVIWSLVGLALLAALPLAGGPFVAQVLVIVGLYTLMGLGLNLEVGLAGLLDLGFVAFFAIGAYTVGLLTSVGEHGIAHWSFWAAVPVAVAVSLIAGVILGIPVLGIRGDYLAIATLGFGEIVRLLVLSDALRPWLGGSQGILAIPKPVLAGFELSGPQHLYYLTVLASAVVAYVAWRLQDSRLGRAWMAIREDEDVAEALGINLVSVKLLAYGLGAAFAGVGGAIFAVMVGSVFPHSFQLLISIQVLALIIVGGMGSIPGVIVGSVVLIGLPELLREFGEFRFLVYGIALVAMMLLRPEGLLPAAAQRRELRALEEEPLGVARAPAEALTEGGS
- a CDS encoding ABC transporter ATP-binding protein, which produces MTILATRSMTKRFGGLVAIRALDLEVEERSIHSIIGPNGAGKTTLFNCVTGFYRPDEGEIWFSGQRIDGLRPDEIAHLGIARTYQNIRLFANMTVLENVLVGLHMHLRSTWVGAVFASPAVRREERWAHAEARRLLEFVGLGGRGHLLARNLPYGEQRKLELARALATRPKLLLLDEPTAGMNPAETAEMIRFIRQLRDELGITILLIEHQMRVVMSISERVTVLDYGEKISEGTPEQVQNDPRVIEAYLGRRRLGIAAG